The Terriglobia bacterium sequence GAGCGCACTGACGCCACATAGTCAGCCGCAATTGCGATGGCGTTCCTCGGAAAAATAGGTCGAAAGAAACTCTTCAGAAGAATGGGAACCCCCGTGAAGGAAATGGTCTGTGCTTCACACTTTCGCCTTGCCGGGAGAACCGTCGCGGCAGCGCTCCCGGCTTATTCAATAAAGGTGACCTTGTTGATCTCTTTCAAGGTCGTCACCCCCGCGCGGACCTTCGCGATCGCCGATTCACGGAGAAAAGTCATCCCTTCCTCGCGGGCGGCCGCTTTGATTTCGGAAGAAGGACGCTTATCCAGAATCAATTGCCGGATCCGGTCGGAAAGGTCCAGTAATTCGTGAATCGCGGTCCGACCGCGGAATCCGGTCCCGCTGCAATCCAGGCACCCGACGCCTTCGTAGAATGGCAGCGTGCTCCATTCCCGCACATCCAGACCCGATTCCTCCAGCACCTCCGCCGGATATTGAACCGTGTGTTTGCAGTTTTCGCAGATGACCCGCACCAGGCGCTGCGCCAGGATGCAGTTGAGGGCGCTGACGAAGTTGTAGGGTTCAACCCCCATATTGATAAACCGGCCGATCACATCTACGACGTTATTGGCGTGGACCGTGGTGAAGACGAGGTGTCCGGTGAGCGCCGACTGGATGGCGATCTGGGCGGTCTCATTGTCGCGAATCTCTCCCACCATGATCTTGTCGGGATCGTGACGCAGGATGGAACGGAGACCGCGGGCAAAGGTGAGTCCCTTTTTTTCGTTCACCGGGATCTGTGTCACGCCTTTGAGCTGGTATTCGACGGGGTCTTCAATGGTGATGATCTTGTCCTCGTCCGTTTTTATCTCCATCAGGCCGGCATACAGGGTCGTGGTTTTCCCGCTGCCCGTGGGTCCGGTGACCAGCACCATGCCGTACGGCTCGTGAATGTATCTCCGGAATTTCCGGATGTCGGCCTCGGAGAAGCCCACGACGTCGAGGGACAAGGCCTTGAACTTTTCGCTCATGGATTCCTTGTCGAGAACGCGCAGCACCGCGTCTTCTCCAAAGATCGAGGGCATGATGGAAACGCGGAAATCGATGGAACGCCCCTTGAAACGGACGCGAAACCGGCCGTCCTGGGGAACCCGGCGTTCACTGATGTCGAGTTCGCTCATGACCTTGATGCGCGAAATAATGGTGGTGTGGTGCTCCTTGGCGATGGGCGCCATGGCGTGATGCAGGACCCCGTCGATGCGGTATTTCACGTTCACTTCGTTGTCGCGCGTCTCGATGTGAATATCACTGGCGCGGCGTTCGAGCGCTGTAAAAATTGTGGTGTCCACCAGTCGAATGATCGGACTGACATCACTGTCCGCCGTAATCTTCTCGATGGTGATGGACTCCTCGCCATTCTCGGTCTCCTTGACGAGATCCAGCGTGAACCCTTCCGTCGCGTCTTCCAACACCCGCTGAGACTGTTCGCTCTTTTTGAGGATGTCACTGATTTGCGAGGCCGTCGCGACCTTCACGATCAGGGTCTTGTTCAACAGCATCGCCAGCTCGTCGATCTGCAACAGTTCGCTCGGGTCAGCAACCGCCACCGCGAGAGAACTGCCCACCGCTCTCAAGGGAATAAAGTTGTAGCGAAACATCAGGTCGGCCGGGATTTGCCGGAATAACTCATGCTCGATCTGATAGTTCTTTAAATCGACGAATTCATAGCGATAGCGTTGCGCGAGACGTTTCGCCCGCTCCAACTCTGTTTCCACTGGAGCCTTCGCTCCCGTGAAACCCCCGAGACTTTTGTCATGCAGATTGGTGGACATTTGACTCTATCCTCTCGGCCGGGCAGGATCCGACCATCGGGTCGATCCCCTGCTCAGCCCAATGGAGGAGCCGTACCCATCCCGCCATTATAAACCCCTCGCCCGGAACGGTCGAATGATGTCTTCCACAGACGCCGGGCGCTATCTTCCCATCTGGCCGGCGAGCGAAAACACCGGCAGGTAAAGCGCCACCATGATGAATGCGATGAAGCCCCCCATGAACACCAAAATGGCGGGTTCGATCAAGGTGAGCAGCGTCGCCACGCGCGTGTTCACCTCCTCATCAAAAAAATCCGCCACGCTCGCCAGCATGTGCACCAAAGCGCCCGTCGACTCGCCGACTTCGACCATTTCGATGATCAGGGCAGGAAACAGCTTCGTCGCCTCAAGGCTCTTGGCAATGGACTTCCCCTCGCGAACACTCCGAGCCGCCTCGAGGACCGCTTCGTTGATCCTCTGATTGGAGGTGGCCTGGGTGGAGGTTTCCAAGGCCTGAACCGCGGGAATGCCTCCGGCCAGCAACGTGGAAAGCGTGCGGGCCAATCGCGCCAACGAGAACTTCAGCCACACATCCCCAAAGACAGGGATACTGAGCTTCCAGCCGTCGGTGATCCGCCGGCCCGCCGTACTCCGCAACCAGACACGCAGAAACAAAAAGGCGATAATCAGCGCCGGCACCAGGATGACCAGAGACGAGCGGAGAGCCTGGGAGAGGTGAATGATAAAGAGTGTCGGGGCCGGCAGTTGCGCGTTGAGGGATTGGTAGAGATCCTGAAACTTCGGGATCACATAGGTCAGGATGAAGGACAGCATCGTCGTCACCAGACACACCAGGACCAACGGGTAGACCATCGAGGAGATGACCTTCTTCCGGACCGCCGACGACACCTTCTGGTAGTTGATGTAGCGCTGAATCACCTCCTCCAGGTTGCCACTC is a genomic window containing:
- a CDS encoding GspE/PulE family protein, whose translation is MSTNLHDKSLGGFTGAKAPVETELERAKRLAQRYRYEFVDLKNYQIEHELFRQIPADLMFRYNFIPLRAVGSSLAVAVADPSELLQIDELAMLLNKTLIVKVATASQISDILKKSEQSQRVLEDATEGFTLDLVKETENGEESITIEKITADSDVSPIIRLVDTTIFTALERRASDIHIETRDNEVNVKYRIDGVLHHAMAPIAKEHHTTIISRIKVMSELDISERRVPQDGRFRVRFKGRSIDFRVSIMPSIFGEDAVLRVLDKESMSEKFKALSLDVVGFSEADIRKFRRYIHEPYGMVLVTGPTGSGKTTTLYAGLMEIKTDEDKIITIEDPVEYQLKGVTQIPVNEKKGLTFARGLRSILRHDPDKIMVGEIRDNETAQIAIQSALTGHLVFTTVHANNVVDVIGRFINMGVEPYNFVSALNCILAQRLVRVICENCKHTVQYPAEVLEESGLDVREWSTLPFYEGVGCLDCSGTGFRGRTAIHELLDLSDRIRQLILDKRPSSEIKAAAREEGMTFLRESAIAKVRAGVTTLKEINKVTFIE
- a CDS encoding type II secretion system F family protein encodes the protein MADFVCKIAQANGKVLEEVFTANTEAELRARFTDQGCLVYTIREHGRLLALPGKTRRRGRVKEDEFMVFNQQLVTLIKAGLPILRSLDLLIPRIQNAHFRALLDNIRERVKSGAMLSEAFEAQGQFSPVYTASLYAGEKSGNLEEVIQRYINYQKVSSAVRKKVISSMVYPLVLVCLVTTMLSFILTYVIPKFQDLYQSLNAQLPAPTLFIIHLSQALRSSLVILVPALIIAFLFLRVWLRSTAGRRITDGWKLSIPVFGDVWLKFSLARLARTLSTLLAGGIPAVQALETSTQATSNQRINEAVLEAARSVREGKSIAKSLEATKLFPALIIEMVEVGESTGALVHMLASVADFFDEEVNTRVATLLTLIEPAILVFMGGFIAFIMVALYLPVFSLAGQMGR